A genomic window from Plasmodium malariae genome assembly, chromosome: 10 includes:
- the PmUG01_10045000 gene encoding aspartyl protease, putative, translating into MHRVVAHISVYFLLKILLIKFVLSILNSRINNETYTIPEKNAKYIRNSYSKHFKFLEYPGAFVMSSFVQTNERDNVISIKLNKQDIPSKKISTYYGQVTIGKNSENKINVLFDTGSTEFWIPYENCKGSKFNNTIIHNKYKRTNSFKYKYDKKGLPSLLEVKYLSGKIMGFDGYDTVNLGKALSIPDTNIAFATQVDIPVLEDFKWDGILGLGFENEDSQKRGVKPFLDHVKDDKILTAKNYKNIFGYYISDREGYITFGGVDNRLKRSPDEEIIWTPVSTEMGFWTIDLVGIRKENAPNVNKEQGDELIVKYEGFHDGGSKSIVDTGTFLIYAPKKTMENYLNDLTINSCEDKHKLPYIIFQIRAKEMKSINGTAIIELVLSPNDYVIEYLDEINSTRECVLGIQADDQSEEDHIDGWTLGQVFLKSYYTIFDKDNLQIGFVRSKQNFTKDAYTKKSFLSVRSKRGKANKNNYNGPLQ; encoded by the exons atgCACAGAGTAGTAGCTCACATTAgtgtttattttcttctgaaaatattgttaataaaGTTTGTCTTGTCTATTTTGAACAGTAGgataaataatgaaactTATACAATACcagaaaaaaatgcaaaatatatCAGAAACTCTTATTCGAAGCACTTCAAATTTTTGGAATATCCAGGAGCTTTTGTAATGAGTTCTTTTGTACAAACAAATGAGAGAGATAATGTGAtatcaataaaattaaataagcaAGATATTCCTtcgaaaaaaatatcaacaTATTATGGACAGGTAACAATTGGAAAAAATTcagaaaacaaaattaatgttttatttgaTACTGGTTCAACGGAATTTTGGATACCCTATGAAAATTGTAAAGgttcaaaatttaataatactattattcataataagTACAAAAGGACCAATTctttcaaatataaatatgacaAGAAAGGATTACCCAGCTTGTTAGAAGTAAAATATCTTAGTGGAAAAATAATGGGATTTGACG GATATGATACAGTGAATTTAGGGAAAGCTTTGTCCATTCCTGATACAAACATCGCTTTTGCT ACACAAGTAGATATACCAGTTTTAGAAGATTTTAAGTGG GATGGTATATTGGGCTTGGGATTCGAGAACGAGGATTCCCAAAAACGTGGAGTAAAGCCATT TTTAGATCACGTGAAGGATGACAAAATCTTGACAgctaaaaattacaaaaatatttttggatACTATATATCGGATAGAG AAGGATATATTACCTTTGGTGGAGTGGATAATCGATTGAAAAGATCGCCCGATGAAGAAATTAT TTGGACCCCAGTTTCAACTGAAATGGGCTTTTGGACAA TTGATCTGGTTGGAATCAGAAAGGAAAATGCCCCTAATGTGAACAAGGAGCAAGGTGACGAGCTGATAGTAAAATACGAAGGGTTTCACGATGGAGGGAGTAAATCCATAGTTGATACGGGgacctttttaatatatgctCCAAAAAAGACTATGGAAAACTACTTAAACGATTTAACAATAAATTCTTGTGAggataaacataaattaccttacataatatttcaaataagagcaaaagaaatgaaatcAATAAATGGTACAGCTATTATTGAATTAGTATTGTCTCCAAATGACTATGTCATTGAGTATTTAGATGAGATTAACTCAACAAGAGAATGTGTTTTAGGAATTCAAGCAGATGATCAATCTGAGGAAGATCATATAGATGGTTGGACCTTGGGCCAAGTGTTTTTAAAATCTTACTACACTATTTTTGATAAAGATAATTTACAAATAGGTTTTGTTAGAAGTAAACAGAATTTTACTAAGGACGCTTATACGAAAAAATCGTTTCTAAGTGTAAGGTCAAAAAGGGGAAAAGCGAATAAGAACAATTATAACGGACCATTACAATAA